The Morococcus cerebrosus sequence GACGGTAATGCCGCGGCTGCCGACTTCGCGCGCCATGGATTTGGAGAAACCGATCAAGCCTGCTTTTGCCGCGGCATAGTTGGTCTGACCGGCATTACCCATCACGCCGACAACGGATGTAATGTTGATGATGCGGCCGGCACGTTGCTTCATCATGCCGCGCAAGACGGCTTTAGAGGCGCGGAACACGGATTTGAGGTTAACCTGCATGATGTCGTCCCACTCTTCTTCTTTCATACGCATCAGGAGGTTGTCGCGGGTGATGCCGGCGTTGTTGACCAGAATATCCAATTTGCCGAATTCTTTCTCGATGTCGGCAATCAGGTTTTCGATGGTTTCAGGTTCGGCAGAATTCAAAGCACGGCCTTCGCCGCCCCATTGCGCCAAGCGCTCGCTAATCGCTGCCGCGCCGCTTTCGCTGGTTGCCGTACCGATGACTTTGGCACCAGCCGCCGCCAGCGTGTCGGCAATCGCCGCGCCGATACCGCGCGATGCGCCTGTTACCAATGCGACTTTGCCGCTTAAATCTTGTGTGCTCATGTTTACTTCCTTGTTTTGGGAATGGAGTCTGTTGATTTCAGACGACCTTATAGCATAAATAGTGTGATGAATCTAATTTTTGAGGTCCTTGGATTCGGATTTCAAGTGCAACACTAGGGTACCAGTGGTTGGAACAGATTTAAGAATAAAACACTTGGCGTTTCGTAGCCAAGTGTTTTTCTCGGCCGGTGGTTCAACTCATCTTGAACCCTGCGTATCTCCCGATCGCTGATGTTTCGGAAATCGGTTTGTTTGGGGAAATATTGCCGGATGAGTCCATTGGTGTTCTCATTCAGCCCTTTCTCCCAAGAATGGTAAGGGCGGCAAAAATAGGTTTTCGCCTTCAATGCTTTGGCTATTTTGGTGTGTTGGTAGAACTCTTTGCCGTTATCCATGGTGATGGTGTGGACTCTGGCTTTATATGCCTTTAATACCCTAATGGCCGCCCGGGCAGTGTCTTCGGCTTTTAAGTTCTTTAATTTGCAGATGATGGTGTAGCGGGTAACGCGTTCGACCAAGGTCAATAACGCGCTTTTCTGATTTTTGCCGACGATGGTGTCGGCCTCCCAATCGCCGATGCGGGTTTTCTGGTCGACGATAGCAGGTCGGTTCTCTATGCCGACGCGGTTGGGCACTTTGCCTCTGGTCCATGTGCTGCCGTAGCGTTTGCGGTAGGGTTTGCTGCATATTCTGAGATGTTGCCACAAAGTGCCGCCGTTGCTTTTGTCTTGGCGAAGGTAGCGGTAAACGGTGCTGTGATGGAGTGTGATCCCGTGGTGTTTATGCAGGTAGGCACATACTTGTTCGGGACTGAGTTTGCGGCGGATAAGGGTGTCGATGTGTTGAACCAGCTGCGAATCGAGCTTATAGGGTTTTCGCCGGTGCTGTTTGGTCAGCCGGCTTTGCTTCTGTGCTTTTTCGGCGCTGTATTGCTGCCCTTGGATGCAGTGCCGCTTGATTTCGCGGCTGATGGTGCTTTTGTGGCGGTTGAGCTGTTTGGCGATTTCGGCGATGGTGCAGTGGCGGGACAGGTATTGGATATGGTATCGTTCGTCTTGGGTCAGTTGTGTGTAGCTCATGGCAATCTTTCTTGCAGGAAAGGCCGTATGCTACCGCATACTGGCCTTTTTCTGTTATGGAAAGTTGCACTTCAAATGCGAATCCGCCGTCGTCTGAAACAAAATAAGAAGCCTCCGTATTGTCATTCCCGCACAGGCGGGAATGATAGTGCAGGCATTGCCTATTTTATCTGCTATATCGGCAAATTTCAGACGACCTCTCCGTTTATTCGGGCAGGGTTATTTTTTGATGGGGCGGTATGTCTAGAATATAGCGCAACCAGTTGCCGAAACTGTATTTTTGGTAGATTTCGGGCGACAGTTCGCAGTAGGGTTTGGCGACAAATTCTGCCAAACCGTTCAAACTTTTACCATCCCAAACGAAGATGTTGTCGGGGTGGTAGAAATCGTATTTTTTGATTTCGGCGTTGGTGGTAATCAGTTTTTTGCGGTAACCGAGGGCTTCGAAGGGGCGGAACGAGAGGCCGTTGTGAACGGGTGTTTTGAAATCTATCAGGATTTTTGCCTGTTTGGCGGCTTCGAGGTTGTCTGCGAAACTTCTGACGCCGATGAAGATTTTGATGTTTTCCGTAGGATAAAAACGGCGGAGGGTATCTACATCGGTATTCAAACAGCCGATATTGAAGTCGAGCTTCCAGCCCAGCGTTTCGGCCGCTTTGCCGAACGCGGAAATAATCGGGGCGCGGTCGGGCATATGCCAGCCGATGAAATAGAAATCGTTGGGCGGGTTTTCTGGCAGGTTGACGTCGTGGTC is a genomic window containing:
- a CDS encoding IS30 family transposase; amino-acid sequence: MSYTQLTQDERYHIQYLSRHCTIAEIAKQLNRHKSTISREIKRHCIQGQQYSAEKAQKQSRLTKQHRRKPYKLDSQLVQHIDTLIRRKLSPEQVCAYLHKHHGITLHHSTVYRYLRQDKSNGGTLWQHLRICSKPYRKRYGSTWTRGKVPNRVGIENRPAIVDQKTRIGDWEADTIVGKNQKSALLTLVERVTRYTIICKLKNLKAEDTARAAIRVLKAYKARVHTITMDNGKEFYQHTKIAKALKAKTYFCRPYHSWEKGLNENTNGLIRQYFPKQTDFRNISDREIRRVQDELNHRPRKTLGYETPSVLFLNLFQPLVP
- the fabG gene encoding 3-oxoacyl-ACP reductase FabG, coding for MSTQDLSGKVALVTGASRGIGAAIADTLAAAGAKVIGTATSESGAAAISERLAQWGGEGRALNSAEPETIENLIADIEKEFGKLDILVNNAGITRDNLLMRMKEEEWDDIMQVNLKSVFRASKAVLRGMMKQRAGRIINITSVVGVMGNAGQTNYAAAKAGLIGFSKSMAREVGSRGITVNCVAPGFIDTDMTRALPEETRKTFEAQTSLGKFGEAQDIADAVLFLASDQAKYITGQTLHVNGGMLMP